In Phoenix dactylifera cultivar Barhee BC4 chromosome 11, palm_55x_up_171113_PBpolish2nd_filt_p, whole genome shotgun sequence, the following are encoded in one genomic region:
- the LOC120103814 gene encoding pentatricopeptide repeat-containing protein At1g55890, mitochondrial-like, producing MSSRLVRVPQCLSRLFSSSGNPNPNPYPKRLKTTVNYLFREHNPDKLVAAFKKSSESYRFRCKHRIYEITVRRLAAAGRPDAVEAILEEQKRYPDDIAREGFAVRLISLYGKAGMPANAAATFDQLPALGCPRSVMSFNALLSACADAGDSDRMAAAFREIPAADPSIVPNVFSYNILIRVLCEKGDLDAAFNVLSLMENNEVAPDLISFNTLLNGFYSNKRFSDTEKIWTLMGEKNIEPDIKSFNAKLRALVSEGNTSEAVELVDELSRVGPKPDTFSFNALIKGHCQDGNLEEAKRLYLDLTNNGCAPNRGTFETLIPSLCEAGDLDLALKCCNESMSRRCVVDASMLQEVVEGLVKLSRVEEAKKLVELGRRNYYSRKDLGMPSPS from the coding sequence ATGTCCTCTCGCCTCGTTCGCGTTCCCCAATGTCTCTCccgcctcttctcctcctctggaaaccctaaccctaatcccTACCCGAAGCGCCTGAAGACCACCGTCAATTACCTCTTCCGGGAGCACAACCCCGACAAGCTCGTCGCCGCCTTCAAGAAGTCCTCCGAGTCCTACCGCTTCCGCTGCAAGCACCGCATCTACGAGATCACCGTCCGCCGcctcgccgccgccggccgccccgACGCCGTGGAGGCCATCCTCGAGGAACAGAAGCGCTACCCCGACGATATCGCCCGCGAGGGCTTCGCCGTCCGCCTCATCTCCCTCTACGGCAAGGCCGGCATGCCCGCCAACGCCGCTGCCACCTTCGACCAGCTCCCCGCCCTTGGCTGCCCCCGCTCCGTCATGTCCTTCAACGCCCTCCTCAGCGCCTGCGCCGACGCCGGCGACTCCGACCGAATGGCCGCAGCCTTCCGGGAGATCCCTGCTGCCGACCCCTCCATCGTCCCCAATGTCTTCTCCTACAACATCCTCATCCGCGTCCTCTGTGAAAAGGGCGATCTCGATGCGGCCTTCAATGTATTGAGCCTCATGGAGAACAATGAGGTCGCCCCTGATTTGATCTCCTTCAATACTCTCTTGAATGGTTTCTATTCAAACAAGAGATTCTCCGACACTGAAAAAATTTGGACTTTAATGGGTGAGAAAAATATCGAGCCGGATATCAAGAGCTTCAATGCAAAGCTGAGAGCACTGGTTTCAGAAGGGAACACTTCGGAGGCAGTGGAGCTTGTCGATGAATTGAGTCGGGTTGGACCAAAGCCCGACACTTTCTCTTTCAATGCTCTGATCAAAGGGCACTGCCAAGACGGGAACTTGGAAGAGGCCAAGAGGTTGTACCTGGATTTGACGAACAATGGCTGTGCTCCCAACAGGGGGACCTTCGAGACACTGATCCCTAGTCTTTGTGAGGCTGGGGACCTCGACCTGGCTCTCAAATGTTGTAACGAGAGCATGAGCCGCCGCTGTGTTGTGGATGCGTCAATGTTGCAGGAGGTGGTGGAAGGGCTGGTTAAGTTGTCGAGAGTGGAGGAGGCTAAGAAGCTTGTGGAGCTTGGGCGGAGGAATTATTATTCACGAAAGGACCTGGGAATGCCTTCCCCATCTTGA